AAATACGAGATTGTGTACGAGGATAAATAGGTAATTTTCGAGGATAGATCGAATATAATGTCAGCCTTCACTAGAAAAACAGTTCGATAAATGTAAATTCTAGTGATGGAAGATGTAGGAAGGAGGGGTTTACTCAAAGGGCAATTTAATGAAGAACGGATGAAATTAGTTTCGTACTTTTAGATTCTTAGAGGGTATTTTAGTCTTTTTCTTCGAtcctaattaataattgaacaattatctttaaagttttaatattaaaatagacaAAGACgtatcatattattaaaatattgtgaaaatagaacattatattaaaaaaaaaaacaatttaagaatCATTTCGAGTAATCCCCATGATGTTTGGCTACTATTTTGGGATTCCCAATTCCGTTTGAACATTTCATTGTGATAAAAAGTATGGAGAACGGGTACCATTTACAAACTTTACGCTACCTGTTGCAATATCGATTCTTGTTCTAACCAACGATATATAGATTCCACAATTTCCTTTGAACGCCACCAATTCCACTTTCATTGTGATAAGAAGTATGGAGAACGAGTACCATTTACAAACTTTACGCTATCTGTTTCAATATTGATTCATGTTCTAAGAACGATatgtttgtaattttaatgtttgaagttaccatttttaatgttaatatttattttcaaaactaatttttGAATCATTTAATGCTAAAGTAGGCATTTCAAGTGTGGTTGAGCGTAAGCTCGAGATGCTTCAAATGAAGATCAACCAATGTCGAAGTTCATCTCCGATCTTGCTTAGCCTTTCAAACAACGTAGTGGGAAACTTATTAGCTTGTTGggtgtcacaattgcactctTCAATGATTATGTAACATTTGTTTTAATCCAACTAACAAGTCATTCGTATAAAAATCGGGCGTAGTCTTTAGTCTCGGTTCAcgttttgaaagaaaatgagcagccgtacaggaatgtcttacCTTGacttgaaatagaagtagtACGTGACTCGAGTATTTAGAGAAATATAAGTAACCCACTATTGAGGTTAAATACAAACACATATAATTTCATgaatgggacctatcataatTCTTAACGGGcagcttggatgtgtaatTAATTTCCTACACACGGCCCACATGTGCGGGTATGAAcccaccagtcagttcgcacacctcctGTACTCCTTTTTTTGTCGGGCAAGCATTCTCTAGTAGCTCTTGATGCCGGACACCCATCTGAAGTAGCGGTCATCATAGTAgcatttttgttattatattcACTAGTATCAACTCTTGCTTCAAATCTTCCATTTCATTCTCATATGTTTTTAGCCAATTTTTAATCGATTCATTTGGctaatgatataaaattactGTAATTTACTATCATCCATATAAAATTATACGTCAATTACtgtgatttattatttttgtttttctgtttctctttGCAAGAACTGTGATATTTTGACGGGTAATTTTcaccattttgtttttctcaaatgtgacgtttttttttgtttcttttcgaAGGAACTGTGATATTTTGGATAAGGAATGGGTTGACGGCCTTCGGGTTGATTCTCGTTTTTCTCAaatctcacattttttttttttttttttttttttttttttttttttttttNTTTAtgggttagtggagagaactcatttttttcattttttttgtttttcggGAAAAGGGACGAAAAGTTAGTGGAGAAAGGTGGAGAGGATtgttgtatgtttttttttgttttttgaactATTACGGATATTGTTCTCCATTCGACTGTTCATTTCGGGCTTCcctgaagttttttttttaaactgagaaaggtttccacacccttataaagaatgcttatCGTTCCCCTCTAGAATCTCACAAACACACCTTGGACAAACATGACTGTGACATAGGACATAGACTAATAGAGATGACAAACACATACAAATGcacaattctcaacaaaagtagcaaagaaaaaaaacccttaAAAAGGATACGTAATCCAATTCCTAACTCGCCCTTACCAAggtcaaaaccctaaaccaactTAAACAAGACCGAGCACGACACTGATATGCAACTCCCTATATTCATCGATTCAACTCACATCAAACGTCACATCACACGATGCTTCATTCAAAACCATTCTAGTATTTTATGTATATTAGAACAATAATTATTCCATGAAAGCCACTACAATAATTATTGGAGATGGAATAATTCAACAAAACTTTactataaattataaactatgAAAACTATTATTTGTTCAAACttagagttaaaaaaaaagaaagaacattaAATCATGCATAAGCCCCATGCTGTATGCATTCCTTTCCCAGCACAAAGCCACATAAACGCAATGCTAAGTGTAGCAAAGCTTCTTCATCAAAAGGGCTTTCACATAACATTCGTCAACACCGAATACAATCACAAGCGTATACTCAAGTCGAGAGGTTCGAATTCTCTCGACGACTTACCGAGCTTTCGCTTTAGAACGATTCCTGATAGCATGCCCGTGGCcgacgacgacgacatcgACGCCCCGCAAGACCTACCGACTCTTTGTATCGCCGTCTCGAATGATTTCTTAGCTCCTTTTTGCAGCCTTCTTTCTCAACTTAaccatgatgatgatgatgattttcCTGTTGTTAGTTGTATTGTTAGTGATGGTTTTATGTCGTTCACTATTCGAGCTGCTGCTGAGTTTAGCATTCCGGTGGCTCACTTTTTTCCGTTTAGTGCTTGCAGCTTGTGGGGATTTAGCAATTTAGGCGAACTTGTGAAGCGAGGGATTACTCCATTGAAAGGTAAccatttacttttgttttacgtagtaagttaaaaaatatgtttttaaacaCGGACAAAGTCGTTCTAAacgatgaacacgactctccacaatggtatgatattgtccactttgagcataacctcTCGTGGCTTTGATTTAGGCTTCCACAAAAGGCCTCACTCCAATGGAGAGAATATTCTtcgattataaacccatgaacattccctaaattagcagaTGTGAGACTTCCATCATCAACACCTctcttcgaacaaagtacgcctccccttaatcgagactcgtctcctttggagtcttagtcattttttactatgccttcaaGGAGGGTTGACTCCtctgttcaacatttgaggatattgacacgactaagtttagggcatagcTCTGTAAAATTCCCGCTAAACTTTGCACAGTATCTTATAATTACCCTTGAAcgtacaaaaaaataaaaaataaaaaagttaaaagttaaaaatactattacatatattaaaatccttaaaataaaataggaagaTATTCTATGAAAGGTAAATAAACGTTTCTGTTGTACAATGATAACCTTTTCATAAAGGTTAAAAGtgttaaaattactttttggtCATACACGGATACTAAccataaatgtattttttaaactttttttttaaattcggAGGTATTACTGAAACTTTTAAAGATTTAacgatatattttaaataaaatacaaagttCACGAgtattttcattaattcagCATGTTTTTCGTACTGTTCATGAGTTTTGATTTGCAGATGAAAGCTACTTGACGAACGGGTATCTCGAAACCACCATAGATTGGATTCGAGGGATGAAAAACATCCGACTTAAAGATCTACCGAGCTTCGCAAGAACAACGAATCCAAATGACatctttctaaattttgtaattcaaGAAACAGAAAGAACAGCAAAAGCTTCAGCTATTATATTGAACACTTTTGATGCATTAGAACAAGAAGTATTGGATGttctttctcaaattcttCCTCCCATTTACACCATTGGTCCAGTCCATTTGTTCACAGACAAaacaaaggagaagaaattagaaaaaatagcTACAAATCTTTGGGAAGAGAATCCAAATTGCCTCGATTGGCTCGATTCGAACGAACCCAATTCGGTGGTTTACGTAAATTTTGGTAGCATAGCCGTGATGACAAACCAAAATCTTATCGAATTTGCATGGGGACTTGCAAATAGTGGGAAACCCTTTTTGTGGATCATAAGGCCAGATCTTGTTATTGGAGTCGAAgatgattatgattatgattatgattattattcgACGATTTTACCAATTGGGTTCTTTGAAAAGATACGAGGAAGAGGAATGATAGCGAGTTGGTGTGCTCAAAAAGAGGTATTGAAACACCCATCGGTGGCGGGATTCTTGACACATTGTGGTTGGAATTCGATTATCGAGAGCCTTTGTGCGGGAGTGCCTATGATTTTGTGGCCTTATTTTGCTGATCAGCCCACGAATTGTCGATATTGTTGCGTGGAATGGGGGATTGGTTTGGAAATTGATAGCGATGTGAAGCGGGATGAGGTCGAGCGATGTGTTAACGAGGTGATGGAAGGGGAGAAAGGGAAGgatatgaagaagaaagtgatGGAGTTGAAGAATTTGGCTGAAGAATCTTGTAAGTTTGGAGGTTCTTCTTATTGCAACCTTGATGAACTTATACTCCAAATACTATCGAAGGATCGAACGTGAAGTTTTGTAGGTTGTGGTCGAGAAATAATGGGTCGGTGTCGTATGATTAATGAGCTTTTGTTTACATTTGTATGAGAAAATAATGATATCAATACATGTCGTGACATTTCAATGAAAAACATGAATAAACGTGGAAACTGGATGCATATTAATTATATGCGTACGATCTACTCACATGCACATGGACCCATTAAGCAGGCTCGTTAAAGTACTTTAAAGCCAATGAAAATCaatggaaaataaatgaacGTGAATAATATCtaatctattattattttaggatACAATATGCCTGCGGTCGTGGATATAGAATCAAGCCATCTAGCAGCTTTAGGAGTCTCATAGACCTCCTCAACTCCCAGATATGATTGTGGTGACGTTTAGATTATATGTTTTGTGCTTTAAGTGATCGATAGGATTTCCCTAACAAGCGTGCACTAGAGAACTAAATTAAGATTAGAGCGTTATAGCTAGAGCGGTTTACATGTTGACCTAGGTCAGTACGTTTGTAGTAGATATTGCACCACAGAATCATGAGCAACGATCAAATGTATAGACCTATGTGCACCCAAATAGTGGATTAGCTCGAGCTGTTGGTCTTAAACATTCAGGATACAAGAGACAAGTTTTAAACCGCCTAAACGTCCTTAAAAACCTAGTAGACCTCCACGACATCCAAGAATGACAAAGGTATATGTACTATGTCATTAGTTTAATGGTGCCATCAAGGGCCTCCACTACCATTTCCATTCCAATACCAGTACTATGGAGCTAGGCCTAGAATGATTAAGGTAGTGCTCCAAGGCGACTAGTCGCCCAACCTTGTGGAGAGCTGCGACAGTAAACCTACCCTGAGAGGCCGTGGAGTCACACAAGTTGACTCAATAGCTGGCAAGCATAGAGGGGTCGCTCCCCCAACTTTGGGTGTCATATGGTCTTGTGGAAAGGGTTCACCAGCTAACATCTCGTAGATAGCGAACTGACTAGCATACATCATACTAGAATAAGGATATGATTACGAGATAGCGTCTCAATCTAGGACACCGGTTTAATACTGCTTAGGCAAAGCAAGCTATGAGAGCATAAAAGTAATTCTCCCTAGAGATGAGACTTGTCATCTAGAAGACCTGTAACACCAGAAAAGGGTGTACCGCTCGAAACTTCGAGCACCCCTGATGCTTAGATAGTAGTATAGACTTGACCTGAACTTCCTAAATCTCAAAGTAAAGCTCGTGGATACCTACTAGAATAAGGATATGATGAGAGCCTACTAGTAGGGTTCTTACTAGGTATTTTTATtctcatcccttttcttttgcttttttgtCGGGCGTTCGCAAGCTACCAGTTGAGGTGGAGAAATATTCAACAATTATTCAGTTACAGAGTGGGTCGTTCAAGTCAGCCCGTCCTTCTATTTaagtcttttttattttgtttgtaattataTCCCAGTCATatatttagatttgattttgtatttaattttggtgttgtTGTCTTTGTTTCGATCTAAgttttatccattttttagtttttattttcttttcttttggtctTTGTCTTTTTATTCACAAGATTCAAAGTCTCGAAAATTGGGTTATGACACGAATTCACTTACCATATAAACTTCATCCCATGTTTCTGAGCTTTTATAAGTCgattatttctaaattcagCCTTAACGGGATCTAATTCCACCTACGACATTCGAATCAATCATACAAATGATCTTAGAACTCATCTACATATTACAACTATCTAATTGTCCTTGAGTGAGTCCAAAACACTCAAAACATGTAAAATGGTACAAAGCCGAGTCAATTAAGCCAAAGAAGTCGTACGATTCGAAGGGAGCCAACTGGGAGTGGCACAAGTTGTATAAAGGGGATCGACTGGGAGAAATAGGGGTATACATGGgtcgggttggattgggtcGAGGAATTTTTTTGGATCAACCCAAGTTCAGGTTGGTTGAATTAGTAACCCAACCACTCCGAAATtatttcacaacccaacccaaccgcGTAGAGGTGTACATGATCAGTTGGGTTGGGATGAACGATGGTCGACTAGAAATTGGACTATGTCGAATGTCGTGGACCGAGCATATGTCTAAGCCGGGTCACATATTAGGCCCTTTTGCCTTGTTTGTTCccaaaatttgtttaatacAAACAAAAGTGACGGTGAAGTAATGATATtctctgaaaagaaaaaaatccaaactttTTGACTTGAAAACAGGTATGGTGAATTGGGAATAAAGCCTTCGTAGCATCAAATCTAAGCTAATATTTCCATTTCAAACACATCAAGCAACGAATCAGAACCCTATTCTTCTCTATACTTTATAGCATATGCTCCAATAAAGACGATTCCTTTCGGACTTTGGGTTACACATCACTCGCTTTCGTTGTTCGAGAATGTTCGAAGAACTCAAAACCTCCATGAAACCAAAATAACTAGGGTTGTTCGTGGGTCAGGTTGAGTCGGGTCAGGTTAGATCATTTTGTAGATCCAATCCCATTCTTCGGATTGTAAATAATGAACCCAGTACAACCCAactataaatgttttttacTTGGGTTGGTTTGAGTTGTTCGGGCGCTtctccaaatttttgtttttaatgaaaGTAAAATGTTAGCTCGTAAACCATGATTGTAGTTGGATTGATCGGATTTCTCGAGtcatcatattttttaatacctCTAAAAACAATACATCAAATAACGAGAAATAttcaatacaaaataaaataaaaccaaagaaaaagattaaaatgaCGTCGTGGACTAACCTAAGCTCTGCAGAATAAAATGCAACTACCCTAACACATGTTCCGTGATTTTTGATGCAACGTTGTCTGCTGTCGTCAACCGGACAGatgtgtcttgcctttacctaaaatataaaaatagtacAATGAttgagtattttaataaatgctCGGTAGGTGACCTCACTAAGATCAGTAATGCAAACACAAACACATGTAATATGAATGAGACTTATCGTTTAAAACCGTATTCTCGTAGAATGCTTTTCAGCCCAGACAAATTGGATGTATATTTACTGTTCTACACACGACCAACATGTGCAAGCATGGGCCTACTAGACgggctcgcacaccccttCGACCTTCGGCTGGTCGGGCTAGCATCTTTGGTACTGTTGTCAGACACCCATAAGGAATAACGATCGTTGTAGCGTCATGATAAACATGatgatcattttccttttcatacCGTATGCgttcgtactcatcataaaaggGAAGTGTTCCGATGCACACGAACATACATTTATACATGAGGTCCCAAACATTTTCCTTGGTAAATACATCATGCAAGACAACCCCTTACAAAATCGTTTCATTTATAGTATAACCCTTAAAACATATCTGAGAGGTTCTGCATCATAAATTCTCCAATCTCAAAACATTTCATAGCATGTCATAATATATCATGGCCtaacataatcatatcacaaTGTATCATGGCATTTCATAGCATATGATAATTCGTCGTCGCATAATATGACATTTTATTAGtgaaacatatcatatcatcaaacatattaaacatatcaaacatatcaCACATACGACACATGCAGGGCATTaacacgtgtcatcatacataaaacAATTCGTTCAACCAAACCAATAGTAgaaccacttacttggttgacctaAGCGCGAAGCTACTACGACCTCTCGATGCTAGCTTAAGGTTGctctctgaaatttaattctacctAAAGAGTCCcacaatcataaattaaaattttatgctACGAATTGGCTCAcaaaatttttcataaaataatttagaattactccaaataaattaactaaatccTTTCAAAGAGTTGTTGAAACTAGTAGGAATAGTCTGAACATATTCGACCCATGCCGGATCAGCCAAAATATCGACCTAAagccgaaaaaaaaaaagtatttttcgACTGGGTTTGGACCGTTCAAGTAGGATGAAAAGAAACCAGGGACCTCCATTTTATAGTAAAGCCTAACTCCATACTTTTCAACATAAACATATACTAGCTTAACCACACGTGACTTTTAGTCGAGAATATGATATCTAGACAAATTAAGTTAGTTTAAATTGGTATCTAGAAATTTGATTAAAGTCTcctctagtttttttttattgaacgGCTGAGACTAAGACTTATGAACTTTTGGTCGAGAATATAATCTAATTTGCACTTGGGGACTTTTATATATTCTCCCATTCACTTCTTTGGGGTGAGAAGGCCATTAAAATGGATACCAAAAGTGAATGTTGCTGTTGCAAGATCAAGAACAACCACACAAAACTCACTCCCTTCAAATGCAAATGCATCAAGTTcaaaccttcttcttcttcctcctccgaTGTCGGGGCACTGTACACGAGTCGGGATGATGAATCGGGGGCGGAGATGGACCTCCAGCCACCACCGTCCCCGATGAAAAGCCTCTCCTCCTCTGCGTCGGACGGGCGGGTGAGGAAGCGAGCTCTCCTATGTGGGGTGAGTTACAAGAATTGGAAGCATAGGCTACATGGGACCGTGAATGATGTGTTGAATATGCAAGATTTGTTGATCAACCATTTCTCATATCTCAAACAAAACATTCGTATTCTTACAGGTTTTACATCATCCACCCTTCTTATAATCATGTCTTCTTGTTTTCTCGGTTTTTaagaaacatttatttattcattaaataaaattttctaatcaTTTTAAGCCAGTCCTCTCAATTATACAACACAGTTCAATCGAATCAACTCAAATTTAttgctaattttaaaaattattgctaattttaaaaattacatttttgtttgttatatatatatatatatatattaactccataattatttcaaatttattattaattttaaaataatatttttgtttaccgtacaatttatatacatatatttattttatttttacttaacttcataattattttgattatttattttaaaaaaaaattatggttggattcattatttaattaaaaaaaatcgtatttaaagaattaaaagaaaattgaccCATAtgtcatttttctaaatttcgtgttcttaaattttgaaagtccgttaatattctcaaaaaagagaaattaaaaaatatccatactaaaaatattgttattaataatataagtCTCAAAAATACTCTCGAACTTTTtgattcatattaaaaaaataataataaatttttattttgaaaatttaagagtggaatatttttttaaataaattgtattcttaaaaataataatgatgatattatttaaatttatgatttttcttttttttttttttaaggaaagtatatttttattaattttaattttaatgaagatAATTAAGAACCCTAACATTTTGGAATCGCGGCAACAAACAATGTAGAAGACGAAGCAAATCCAGAGCGAATTCCGACGAAGAAGAACATTCAGAGCAGTCTAAAATGGCTAGTGGAGGATTGCTACGGAGGCGAAAGCCTGGTGTTCTATTTCTCCGGCCACGGATTGCGGCAGCCGGATTTCGCAATGGACGAACTCGACGGCTACGACGAGACCATATGCCCTGTCGATTTCTTGGAGGAAGGAATGATTAGCGACAACGAAATCAACGCCACAATCGTTTCGCCTCTCAGAAGCGGCGTCAATCTCCACGCCATTGTAGACGCTTGCCACAGCGGAACCATTCTGGATCTCGCCTATGTTTACGATCGCACCAGGTTTGAATcgattcctctgttttttttgtgtttggatctggatttggattttggaGTGTGAGGTTTTTGGATGGTGGAAGGGATGAGTGGATCGATAATCGGCCGCCGTCGGGGGCGAGTAAGGCGACTAGCGGCGGATTGGCGATTTCTTTGAGTGCCTGTGGAGATGATCAGTTCGCTGCTGATACTTCCGTAAGACACCATCTcccacatttattaaatatgaattttatattttatattttatatttactaaatttcactttttttttttttttttttNAGAAtggactaaatttataaatgattttttaataaaattatttctaaaaatgaaaattgaaaatatggtaattttaaaaacgttgttcataatttttagtttttttttttttttttttttttttttttttttttttttttttttttttgttaatttatcttaaaatttagtttggtctcttttatttttttttaataaagatttaGATGAggttacaaattatttatttacttcagTAATGTGGGaattatataaatagaaatatcCATATTAGAGACCTGTCCCGAACAGGGAATGAGGAAGGAAGGAGTAAAGATTATTTTCTTCCCATCCCTGCTCTTCCTCGTGGACATCTCTAAATGTAGGTGGTAGCGAAAGATACTTTAACGTTTTGGGCGGTGAATTATATCTGACACGAAAGCTGTTAACTTTCTAAAATAGATATGattatagtttttaatttattcttcaaAAAGACTAACGAGCTCGAGGGACCTTAGGGAACCTTAgggattataatatttaagaagACGAGTCCTAGTCTAGTTTAGTTAGTTGTGTAGTAATGTTGAATAGTTGATGATGGGAATGGATGCAGATATTAACCGGAAAGTCGATGAACGGAGCAATGACATTCATTTTAATCGACTTGATAAAGACTTGTGGGAACGTTACATATGGACATCTCTTGGATTGCATGCACAATGCTGTTGAGAAAGCCAACAAACGAGGCTGTATCGCCTTCACGTTCTTCCGAAGATTGTTTGGGTATAAGCAAATTCAGGTCACATTATTACTCACTACTCTTCACTTTTTACTCAATTTTAATCTCAACTTCGaacatattaataaaattaactcACCAACCAAGTTCTACTAAGTTCTCGATGAGTCGATGGTTAGTAAGGGAGGGAAAATGCAACCTCAAACATGTGACAGAGAAGACGGAGATGTCCGAACTGTACATAGAAATCCAAACGCTACCAAAAAAGACTATCATCTTTGCTAGTAGTAAATGAATCGAAACGCTAACAAAGGTGTCTTgcaacataaatttttaatgaataatagactaaaatttgaataaaactcGAAACaagaattataataatagtGAAATGTAACGACATAAagacttatttatttttatttgatgtaATGCAGGAACCTCTACTGTCGTCGTCAGAGATGTTTGATGTGCAcaagaaaatatttacattgtaattatatttcttttctacGAAATGTACATTCTAAACCAATAACTCCAAATGTTCAATGGAAGATATGGCATCTCCTTCTAAAAGACTTTTCCCAAATGTTCAATGGAAGATATGGCATCTCCTTCTaaaatgttaagaatgagatagaaaatataattgggaaggtgtgtattatcattgatattgatatcctttaaataggatacaagctagtacaaatgaggaaaatataaaataattaaatactaaaataaaataaaatatactataaatctaaccataaatggaagaatattaagatataatatctaggatatattccataaataatatatctcaacactccccctcaagttggagagtgtatgttaATCACGTCCAACTTGTCTTTAACTTGTCTTTAcggtaggtcaataacacccaaGTTGTCTTTCACTCTTGTCTTCTCAGTAATGAAAATATccgtaaaaaaaatagaccgcctttgattggtttgcatttttagactttcaagaaattattgaattttcaagaaagatgCAAGACTCAGAAATAGACCGCAATGATTGACTCGAGGATTGGTAACttgtcccatttaatttgatttggaacaagtgaatatcctcccTGATCACTTCTCGGTCCATGCATAAATGCTTTAGAAATAGACTGCAATGATTGACTCGAGGATTGATAACttgtccatttaatttgatttggaacaagtgaatatcctcccTGATCACTTGTTGGTCCATGCATAAATGCTTTAGTGGATAATgacaccaagatcggtgctttGGATCACTTGAGAGgctgtgaaagaaaatacgaacatCTTGAATTTGTCACCTTAGAGcttggtgagaaatttgaagatgcttataaCGTATTCTTGATATTGGATGATTGACGATGGTAAAGACTTCACTGATTGGTTAGGGTTTGGCTTTAGGTAATACTCCCCTTGGACTCAGAGTCCAAGGGGGTATTAGGAATACCACGATCGATGCTTTGATATTAGGAATatcaagatcggtgctctgataccatgttaagaatgagatagaaaatataattgggaagatgtgtattatcattgatattgata
This sequence is a window from Cucurbita pepo subsp. pepo cultivar mu-cu-16 chromosome LG04, ASM280686v2, whole genome shotgun sequence. Protein-coding genes within it:
- the LOC111792714 gene encoding metacaspase-1-like encodes the protein MDTKSECCCCKIKNNHTKLTPFKCKCIKFKPSSSSSSDVGALYTSRDDESGAEMDLQPPPSPMKSLSSSASDGRVRKRALLCGVSYKNWKHRLHGTVNDVLNMQDLLINHFSYLKQNIRILTEDEANPERIPTKKNIQSSLKWLVEDCYGGESLVFYFSGHGLRQPDFAMDELDGYDETICPVDFLEEGMISDNEINATIVSPLRSGVNLHAIVDACHSGTILDLAYVYDRTRDEWIDNRPPSGASKATSGGLAISLSACGDDQFAADTSILTGKSMNGAMTFILIDLIKTCGNVTYGHLLDCMHNAVEKANKRGCIAFTFFRRLFGYKQIQEPLLSSSEMFDVHKKIFTL
- the LOC111792261 gene encoding 7-deoxyloganetin glucosyltransferase-like, producing MHKPHAVCIPFPAQSHINAMLSVAKLLHQKGFHITFVNTEYNHKRILKSRGSNSLDDLPSFRFRTIPDSMPVADDDDIDAPQDLPTLCIAVSNDFLAPFCSLLSQLNHDDDDDFPVVSCIVSDGFMSFTIRAAAEFSIPVAHFFPFSACSLWGFSNLGELVKRGITPLKDESYLTNGYLETTIDWIRGMKNIRLKDLPSFARTTNPNDIFLNFVIQETERTAKASAIILNTFDALEQEVLDVLSQILPPIYTIGPVHLFTDKTKEKKLEKIATNLWEENPNCLDWLDSNEPNSVVYVNFGSIAVMTNQNLIEFAWGLANSGKPFLWIIRPDLVIGVEDDYDYDYDYYSTILPIGFFEKIRGRGMIASWCAQKEVLKHPSVAGFLTHCGWNSIIESLCAGVPMILWPYFADQPTNCRYCCVEWGIGLEIDSDVKRDEVERCVNEVMEGEKGKDMKKKVMELKNLAEESCKFGGSSYCNLDELILQILSKDRT